Proteins from a single region of Haloarcula laminariae:
- a CDS encoding DUF7111 family protein: protein MTATEATAEGITARYTETEAERLLTFEGETGTAAIAQNVEGYAMLKVRDAGGDELERYYGFDMALDHAAELLGVSPNSLPVPEAASDMGM, encoded by the coding sequence ATGACAGCGACCGAAGCGACGGCCGAGGGCATCACGGCCCGCTACACCGAGACCGAGGCGGAGCGACTACTCACCTTCGAGGGCGAGACGGGTACCGCCGCAATCGCCCAGAACGTCGAGGGATACGCGATGCTGAAGGTCCGGGACGCGGGCGGGGACGAACTCGAACGCTACTACGGCTTCGACATGGCGCTGGACCACGCCGCCGAACTGCTCGGTGTGTCGCCGAACTCGCTTCCGGTCCCCGAGGCCGCGAGCGACATGGGGATGTAG
- a CDS encoding HTTM domain-containing protein — translation MTERVNAVRAALARRLAIDRRALAAFRVALALVVLVDLAGRVSDARAFYTDAGVLPRSLLAALYPGYATVSLHAVSGSLTVQLGLFALAAVAALALLVGYRTRLAAVVSLVLLVSLQLRNPLVLNSGDVLLRRLLFWGCLLPLGSRWAVDSGGGETDSVVGLATAGLLAQVVAVYATNAVVKLRADAWLRGDAVRYALQLDHFTVGLGNVVAGWTPALRLAAWGWLALLVLSPLLVCLTGRARAALVGAFAAMHAGMLATMQLGVFPLVSLAALVPLLPGWTWDCAEARAAVPWRLPRRPRTPLAARVPPLSRAARGLAACCLAALLVVNAVGLGLVGAPAGTPDQVTERSWDMFAPSPPLSTWWLLAPANLTSSERVDAITGEPFDASRPSEVASVHGSADWRKFYADAKREPRLRASLARHLCARWNRSHDTGMRTVELWHASERTDLDGPESVERERLGTYRCGSL, via the coding sequence GTGACCGAGCGCGTCAATGCAGTGCGTGCAGCCCTCGCCCGCCGGCTGGCTATCGACCGCCGGGCGCTCGCGGCGTTCCGGGTCGCGCTGGCGCTCGTCGTGCTCGTCGACCTCGCGGGGCGCGTCTCGGACGCACGGGCCTTCTACACAGACGCCGGCGTGCTCCCGCGGTCGCTGCTCGCCGCCCTCTATCCGGGCTACGCGACCGTCTCGCTACACGCCGTCTCCGGTTCGCTCACCGTACAGCTCGGCCTGTTCGCGCTGGCCGCGGTCGCCGCGCTGGCGCTGCTGGTCGGCTACCGGACACGCCTGGCCGCGGTCGTCTCGCTGGTGCTGTTGGTCTCGCTCCAGCTCCGCAATCCGCTGGTGCTCAACAGCGGCGACGTGCTCCTCCGCCGCCTGCTGTTCTGGGGCTGCCTGCTCCCGCTGGGGAGCCGCTGGGCGGTCGATAGCGGGGGCGGCGAGACCGACAGCGTCGTCGGCCTCGCCACCGCCGGCCTGCTCGCACAGGTCGTCGCCGTCTACGCGACGAACGCCGTCGTGAAACTCCGCGCCGACGCCTGGCTCCGTGGCGACGCGGTCCGCTACGCCCTCCAGCTCGACCACTTCACCGTCGGCCTCGGGAATGTCGTCGCCGGCTGGACACCAGCTCTCCGGCTCGCGGCCTGGGGCTGGCTCGCCCTGCTGGTCCTGTCGCCGCTGCTGGTCTGTCTCACCGGGCGGGCGAGGGCGGCGCTCGTGGGCGCCTTCGCCGCGATGCACGCCGGTATGCTGGCGACGATGCAACTGGGCGTCTTCCCGCTGGTCTCGCTGGCGGCGCTGGTCCCGTTGCTCCCGGGGTGGACCTGGGACTGCGCCGAGGCGCGGGCGGCCGTCCCCTGGCGGCTGCCACGGCGCCCCCGGACCCCGCTCGCCGCTCGCGTCCCGCCGCTGTCGAGAGCGGCCCGCGGCCTCGCCGCCTGCTGTCTCGCGGCCCTGCTGGTCGTCAACGCCGTCGGGCTCGGGCTGGTCGGCGCGCCGGCCGGCACGCCCGACCAGGTGACAGAGCGGTCCTGGGACATGTTCGCGCCGTCGCCGCCGCTGTCGACGTGGTGGCTCCTCGCGCCGGCGAACCTCACGTCCAGCGAGCGCGTCGACGCCATCACCGGCGAGCCCTTCGACGCCTCGCGGCCATCTGAAGTCGCGTCCGTCCACGGCTCCGCCGACTGGCGCAAGTTCTACGCAGACGCCAAGCGGGAGCCGCGGTTGCGGGCGTCGCTGGCCCGGCACCTCTGTGCCCGCTGGAACCGGAGCCACGACACCGGGATGCGGACGGTCGAGCTGTGGCACGCGAGCGAGCGGACCGACCTCGACGGTCCGGAGTCGGTCGAGCGCGAGCGGCTGGGGACGTATCGCTGTGGGTCGCTCTGA
- a CDS encoding PadR family transcriptional regulator, protein MAKWLQSGRRRDICVLLAAAEDGELTGQRLKTRLESRYDTRIDPKSFYGALGAMEDAGFLTQRTDGIADKYSLTEAGEARLRDQFEWMRESLDEA, encoded by the coding sequence ATGGCGAAGTGGCTCCAGAGCGGCCGACGACGCGACATCTGTGTCCTGCTGGCGGCGGCCGAGGACGGCGAACTGACCGGCCAGCGGCTCAAGACGCGGCTCGAATCCCGCTACGACACGCGCATCGACCCCAAGAGCTTCTACGGCGCCCTGGGGGCGATGGAAGACGCGGGCTTTCTCACCCAGCGGACCGACGGCATCGCCGACAAATACTCCCTGACGGAGGCCGGCGAGGCCCGGCTGCGCGACCAGTTCGAGTGGATGCGCGAGAGCCTCGACGAGGCCTGA
- a CDS encoding class 1 fructose-bisphosphatase — protein MSESLDASATHADATVAQVIDTIAETTSDVRTAIFTERGHSDKVNPTGDEQLAADLRADELFQQRLLAIDGVASYASEEREGVVDSTGRLHLAVDPLDGSSNLEPNSGMGTIFSVYSERPPTSGRNLVASGFVVYGPVTSMLVARDGRVREYLLEDGEKQLVDNDVTVPEDPTVFGFGGGADSWTDSFEPVAEEIREELKLRYGGAMVADINQVLTYGGVFAYPALASRPEGKLRLQFEGHPMAYIVESAGGRSSNGDGSLLDAEPEGLHDRTPLYLGNDALVDRIEASVAR, from the coding sequence ATGAGCGAATCACTCGACGCCTCGGCTACGCACGCCGACGCCACGGTCGCACAGGTCATCGACACCATCGCGGAAACCACGTCCGACGTCCGGACGGCAATCTTCACGGAGCGGGGCCACAGCGACAAGGTAAACCCGACCGGCGACGAGCAACTCGCCGCTGACCTGCGGGCGGACGAACTGTTCCAGCAGCGGCTGCTCGCCATCGACGGCGTGGCCAGCTACGCCAGCGAGGAGCGCGAGGGCGTCGTCGACTCGACCGGCCGGCTCCACCTCGCCGTCGACCCGCTCGATGGCTCGTCGAACCTCGAACCGAACAGCGGGATGGGGACCATCTTCTCGGTGTACTCGGAGCGGCCGCCCACGAGCGGTCGGAACCTCGTCGCGTCCGGCTTTGTCGTCTACGGCCCGGTTACGTCGATGCTGGTGGCCCGCGACGGACGCGTCCGGGAGTACCTCCTGGAGGACGGCGAGAAACAGCTCGTCGACAACGACGTCACCGTGCCGGAGGACCCGACTGTCTTCGGCTTCGGCGGCGGCGCCGACTCCTGGACCGACTCGTTCGAGCCGGTCGCCGAGGAGATTCGCGAGGAACTCAAACTCCGATACGGCGGCGCGATGGTCGCCGACATCAATCAGGTCCTGACCTACGGCGGCGTCTTCGCCTATCCCGCTCTGGCGTCCCGCCCGGAGGGGAAACTCCGACTCCAGTTCGAGGGCCACCCGATGGCCTACATCGTCGAGTCCGCCGGCGGCCGTTCCTCGAACGGCGATGGTTCCCTGCTGGACGCCGAACCCGAGGGCCTCCACGACCGGACGCCGCTGTATCTGGGTAACGACGCGCTCGTCGACCGCATCGAGGCCTCCGTCGCCCGGTAA
- a CDS encoding PPOX class F420-dependent oxidoreductase: MATIPEQYHDLFEKATFAHVTTMLPDGRPHTTPVWVDYDPDGDRLLVNTERHRRKAKNVDRDPTVSVSMTDPDDPYRFLAVTGEVDAVTTEGAREHIDELAARYMGEDEYPQPIESERVVLRIRADDVFHGG, translated from the coding sequence ATGGCGACGATACCCGAGCAGTACCACGACCTCTTCGAGAAGGCGACGTTCGCGCACGTGACGACGATGCTCCCCGACGGCCGGCCCCACACGACGCCGGTGTGGGTCGACTACGACCCGGACGGGGACCGGCTGCTCGTCAACACCGAGCGCCACCGTCGGAAGGCGAAAAACGTCGACCGTGACCCGACGGTGTCGGTCAGCATGACCGACCCCGACGACCCCTACCGGTTCCTCGCTGTCACCGGCGAGGTCGACGCGGTGACGACCGAAGGGGCTCGCGAGCACATCGACGAACTCGCGGCCCGGTACATGGGCGAGGACGAGTACCCCCAGCCCATCGAGAGCGAGCGGGTCGTCCTTCGGATTCGCGCCGACGACGTGTTCCACGGCGGGTGA
- a CDS encoding Glu/Leu/Phe/Val family dehydrogenase, with the protein MSDEVNPFESLQEQIDDAAAYLEYPTDVLERLKHPERVLEANLSVELDDGSIEVVRAFRSQFNGDRGPYKGGIRYHPEVSRDEVKALSGWMVYKCAAVGIPYGGGKGGVRIDPRQYSASEIERITRSFAKELRPFIGEDKDIPAPDVNTGQREMNWIKDTYETLENTTEPGVITGKAPESGGSAGRVEATGRSVMLTAREAFDYLGKDIEDATVAVQGYGNAGSVAATLIDDLGANVVAASDSSGAVYNPDGFDPRAAKDHKRESGSLRGFEGATDAMSNEELLTMDVDLLVPAALENAINADIARDVEADIIVEAANGPLTPRADDVLTDRDVAVFPDILANAGGVTVSYFEWVQNRQRFYWSEERVNDELETIITDAFDNLVDTYERTDAPNFRTAMYVVAIERVVDAAEESGIWP; encoded by the coding sequence ATGTCCGACGAGGTGAACCCGTTCGAGAGTCTGCAGGAGCAGATCGACGACGCCGCCGCCTACCTCGAATACCCCACCGACGTCCTGGAGCGACTGAAACACCCCGAGCGGGTGCTGGAGGCGAACCTCTCGGTGGAGCTCGACGACGGCTCCATCGAGGTCGTCCGGGCCTTTCGCTCGCAGTTCAACGGCGACCGCGGCCCCTACAAGGGCGGCATCCGCTACCACCCGGAGGTATCGCGCGACGAGGTCAAGGCCCTCTCGGGGTGGATGGTGTACAAGTGCGCCGCCGTCGGCATCCCCTACGGCGGCGGCAAGGGGGGTGTCCGCATCGACCCGCGTCAGTACTCCGCGAGCGAAATCGAGCGCATCACCCGGTCGTTCGCCAAGGAGTTGCGCCCCTTCATCGGCGAGGACAAGGACATCCCCGCCCCCGACGTCAACACCGGCCAGCGGGAGATGAACTGGATAAAGGACACCTACGAGACCCTGGAGAACACCACGGAGCCGGGCGTCATTACGGGGAAAGCGCCCGAGTCCGGCGGGAGCGCGGGGCGGGTCGAGGCGACGGGGCGTTCGGTGATGCTCACCGCCCGCGAGGCCTTCGACTATCTGGGGAAAGACATCGAGGACGCCACCGTCGCCGTCCAGGGGTACGGCAACGCGGGCTCCGTCGCCGCGACCCTCATCGACGACCTCGGCGCGAACGTCGTCGCCGCCTCGGACTCCTCTGGCGCCGTCTACAACCCAGACGGCTTCGACCCCAGGGCGGCGAAGGACCACAAGCGTGAGAGCGGCTCGCTCAGGGGCTTCGAGGGCGCGACCGACGCAATGTCCAACGAGGAACTGCTGACGATGGACGTGGACCTGCTGGTCCCCGCCGCACTGGAGAACGCTATCAACGCCGACATCGCCCGCGACGTCGAGGCCGACATCATCGTCGAGGCCGCCAACGGGCCGCTGACGCCCCGAGCCGACGACGTGCTGACCGACCGCGACGTGGCCGTGTTCCCCGACATCCTCGCCAACGCCGGCGGCGTCACCGTCTCCTACTTCGAATGGGTCCAGAACCGCCAGCGCTTCTACTGGTCCGAGGAGCGGGTCAACGACGAACTGGAGACCATCATCACGGACGCCTTCGACAACCTCGTCGATACCTACGAGCGCACCGACGCGCCGAACTTCCGGACCGCGATGTACGTCGTCGCCATCGAGCGCGTCGTCGACGCCGCCGAGGAGAGCGGTATCTGGCCATAA
- a CDS encoding SRPBCC family protein has protein sequence MPVFEREVRVSAPLDDVWEFHATADGLVALTPDWMNLRVEESRGPDGEPDPAELTAGSVVVSSVRPFGVGPRQRWVSEIVAREERDGEAMFRDVMRDGPFPEWEHTHQFRAVGDLATIVHDRVVYELPGGRLGEAAGPLGFIGMEPMFRFRHRKTREILEA, from the coding sequence ATGCCCGTTTTCGAGCGCGAGGTCCGCGTGTCGGCGCCCCTCGACGATGTCTGGGAGTTTCACGCGACGGCCGACGGCCTCGTGGCCCTGACGCCCGACTGGATGAACCTCCGCGTGGAGGAGAGCCGCGGGCCCGACGGCGAGCCCGACCCGGCGGAGCTGACCGCCGGCTCGGTCGTCGTCTCCTCGGTACGGCCCTTCGGCGTCGGGCCGCGCCAGCGGTGGGTCTCGGAAATCGTCGCCCGGGAGGAGCGCGACGGCGAGGCGATGTTCCGGGACGTGATGCGGGACGGGCCGTTCCCGGAGTGGGAGCACACCCACCAGTTCCGCGCGGTCGGGGACCTCGCGACCATCGTCCACGACCGGGTGGTGTACGAACTGCCCGGCGGGCGTCTCGGTGAGGCCGCCGGGCCGCTGGGGTTCATCGGGATGGAGCCGATGTTCCGCTTCCGCCACCGGAAGACCAGAGAGATTCTGGAAGCCTGA
- a CDS encoding FAD-dependent oxidoreductase, with translation MTDVVVVGGGPAGLSAALFTEKNGLDTVVYDTDETWMHKAHLFNYLGIDSMDGSEFVEASREQVEGFGVDLAESEVTGVEQGADGFTVTTEDDEVSATYLVLATGADRSLAEALGCEFDGDLVDVNLSMETSVEDAYATGAMVRDQEWQAVISAGDGGAAALDILSKEEGEHFHDFDVPADAE, from the coding sequence ATGACTGATGTAGTCGTCGTCGGCGGCGGTCCCGCCGGCCTCAGCGCGGCACTGTTCACGGAGAAAAACGGTCTCGACACGGTCGTCTACGACACCGACGAGACGTGGATGCACAAGGCCCACCTGTTCAACTACCTCGGCATCGACTCGATGGACGGGTCGGAGTTCGTCGAGGCCTCCCGCGAGCAGGTCGAGGGCTTCGGCGTCGACCTCGCGGAGAGCGAGGTCACGGGCGTCGAGCAGGGTGCGGACGGCTTCACCGTCACCACCGAGGACGACGAGGTGTCCGCGACGTATCTGGTGCTCGCGACCGGCGCCGACCGCTCGCTGGCCGAGGCGCTGGGCTGTGAGTTCGACGGCGACCTCGTCGACGTGAACCTCTCGATGGAGACCAGCGTCGAGGACGCCTACGCCACGGGCGCGATGGTCCGCGACCAGGAGTGGCAGGCCGTCATCTCCGCCGGCGACGGCGGCGCCGCGGCGCTCGACATCCTCTCGAAGGAAGAGGGCGAGCACTTCCACGACTTCGACGTGCCGGCCGACGCGGAGTAA
- a CDS encoding RIO1 family regulatory kinase/ATPase — translation MAFRRLLRGTVPWSQLEGVSRAVLSRYDEPSGRVRFLSADNWLSTPMVVNDRWFVKVVTPQNSLVHALLTTGRNIGAFSSGTAGFFEHFGTPYQMAEHELAATERMRELGVNAPEPIEAFEYEGLGVIVLEYLEEFHTLDELPPEAVAPHAETVFDFLHRMHEAGLAHGDFRCENVLVADDRLYFIDATSVRAAAIADARAYDVACALGALEPLIGAHAAVGAAGKYYTPEELLAAEEFLDFVNIRPDHDFEAAVIRGAIEQAAG, via the coding sequence GTGGCGTTCAGACGACTGCTCCGCGGGACGGTCCCGTGGTCGCAACTGGAGGGTGTCAGCCGGGCGGTGCTGTCCCGGTACGACGAGCCAAGCGGCCGCGTCCGCTTTCTGTCGGCCGACAACTGGCTCTCGACGCCGATGGTCGTCAACGACCGGTGGTTCGTGAAGGTCGTCACCCCGCAGAACTCGCTGGTCCACGCGCTGTTGACGACGGGGCGCAACATCGGCGCCTTCTCCTCGGGCACCGCCGGTTTTTTCGAGCACTTCGGGACGCCCTACCAGATGGCCGAGCACGAACTGGCGGCGACAGAGCGGATGCGCGAACTCGGCGTCAACGCCCCCGAGCCCATTGAGGCCTTCGAGTACGAGGGGCTGGGCGTCATCGTCCTTGAGTACTTAGAGGAGTTCCACACCCTGGACGAACTCCCGCCGGAGGCGGTCGCCCCGCACGCCGAGACCGTCTTCGACTTCCTCCACCGGATGCACGAGGCGGGGCTGGCTCACGGCGATTTCCGGTGTGAGAACGTCCTGGTGGCCGACGACCGGCTCTACTTCATCGACGCCACCAGCGTCCGGGCGGCGGCCATCGCCGACGCCCGGGCCTACGACGTGGCGTGTGCGCTGGGCGCGCTGGAGCCGCTCATCGGGGCCCACGCCGCCGTGGGCGCGGCCGGGAAGTACTACACCCCCGAAGAGCTACTGGCCGCGGAGGAGTTCCTGGACTTCGTCAACATCCGCCCGGACCACGACTTCGAGGCGGCGGTGATCCGGGGCGCGATAGAACAGGCGGCCGGGTGA
- a CDS encoding universal stress protein, producing MTILVAVADDEASSRVIDTAVALGSGLNVPLYVVHLVDDADADRAAERMRDELTERLAGEPVEATVSLEYVGRHGRRPGTRIASELLEIAEDVDISHIVMGHEAKGLGGRLRSGDAAFAVVNETAVPVTVVPPVAD from the coding sequence ATGACCATCCTGGTCGCCGTCGCCGACGACGAGGCCTCGTCCCGCGTCATCGACACGGCCGTGGCGCTCGGTTCGGGACTAAACGTGCCGCTGTACGTGGTTCACCTGGTCGACGACGCCGACGCGGACCGGGCCGCCGAACGGATGCGCGACGAGCTCACGGAGCGACTGGCCGGCGAGCCGGTCGAAGCCACCGTCAGCCTGGAGTACGTGGGCCGGCACGGCCGCCGTCCCGGCACCCGCATCGCCAGCGAACTGCTCGAGATAGCCGAGGACGTCGACATCAGCCACATCGTCATGGGCCACGAGGCGAAGGGGCTGGGCGGGCGGCTGCGCAGCGGCGACGCCGCCTTCGCCGTAGTCAACGAAACGGCGGTCCCGGTCACCGTCGTCCCGCCCGTTGCGGACTGA
- a CDS encoding RtcB family protein → MAIELEGTHTTARVLVEDESLVEEGCMEQIQTLIDHPAFTEPVRIMPDTHWGAGAPIGFTMPLADRVVPNIVGVDVGCGMAATNLGQTLPLDDAERERRVREAVPMGRSVHDYDDAPHLVSEFPFERANEVFEQFDAAFADRFGEHIDPIEFEFDGYDADYFEALCDRVLADQRQGMDHVIKSAGTLGGGNHFVEFAQGRESGDYWLVVHSGSRYLGMSVAQYWQSTATDRRAVGDIRGEIPDEYTEYLKFDPDTVESRDLYTWVTGGMGESYIDKERLRRELDGSDIEDAFDKLGRLQEAVRDDLGDDDRNEDLDWLEGREAHGYYVDMLFAQQYARWNRELMSDAICDALGVEPVERFQSIHNYIDFRDLTVRKGATPAREGQQLVVPFNMAEGSVIARGLGNDEWHRTAPHGAGRVMSRRRAHDIVDMDEFAAAMDGVYSESVVEGVRDEAPMAYKDAERIADALAPTAEVVEWLDPVHNLKSTD, encoded by the coding sequence ATGGCAATCGAGCTTGAGGGTACCCACACCACGGCGCGCGTGTTGGTCGAGGACGAGTCGCTGGTCGAGGAGGGGTGTATGGAGCAGATACAGACCCTCATCGACCACCCCGCCTTCACTGAGCCGGTGCGCATCATGCCCGACACGCACTGGGGGGCGGGCGCGCCAATCGGCTTCACGATGCCGCTGGCCGACCGCGTCGTCCCCAACATCGTCGGCGTGGACGTGGGCTGTGGGATGGCGGCGACGAACCTGGGGCAGACGCTCCCGCTCGACGACGCCGAACGCGAGCGTCGCGTACGCGAGGCCGTTCCCATGGGCCGGTCGGTCCACGACTACGACGACGCGCCCCACCTCGTCTCCGAGTTCCCCTTCGAGCGAGCCAACGAGGTGTTCGAGCAGTTCGACGCGGCCTTCGCCGACCGCTTCGGCGAGCACATCGACCCCATCGAGTTCGAGTTCGACGGCTACGACGCAGACTACTTCGAGGCCCTCTGTGACCGCGTCCTGGCCGACCAGCGCCAGGGGATGGACCACGTTATCAAGAGCGCCGGGACGCTGGGCGGGGGGAACCACTTCGTGGAGTTCGCGCAGGGCCGGGAGTCGGGCGACTACTGGCTCGTCGTCCACAGCGGCTCCCGGTACCTTGGTATGTCCGTCGCCCAATACTGGCAGTCGACCGCGACCGACCGGCGAGCAGTCGGCGATATCCGGGGGGAGATTCCCGACGAGTACACCGAGTACCTGAAGTTCGACCCCGACACCGTCGAGTCACGCGACCTCTACACCTGGGTCACCGGCGGGATGGGCGAGTCCTACATCGACAAGGAGCGCCTGCGCCGGGAACTCGACGGGAGTGACATCGAGGACGCCTTCGACAAGTTGGGGCGACTCCAGGAGGCCGTCCGTGACGACCTCGGGGATGACGACCGGAACGAGGACCTCGACTGGCTCGAAGGCCGTGAGGCACACGGCTACTACGTCGACATGCTCTTCGCCCAGCAGTACGCCCGCTGGAACCGCGAGCTGATGAGCGACGCCATCTGTGACGCGCTGGGCGTCGAGCCGGTCGAGCGGTTCCAGTCCATCCACAACTACATCGACTTCAGGGATTTGACCGTCCGGAAAGGCGCGACGCCGGCCCGCGAGGGCCAGCAGCTCGTCGTCCCGTTCAACATGGCGGAGGGGTCGGTCATCGCCCGCGGGCTGGGCAACGACGAGTGGCACCGGACCGCCCCCCACGGGGCCGGTCGAGTGATGAGCCGGCGGCGGGCCCACGACATCGTCGACATGGACGAGTTCGCGGCGGCCATGGACGGCGTCTACTCGGAGTCGGTCGTCGAGGGCGTCCGCGACGAGGCCCCGATGGCCTACAAGGACGCCGAGCGCATCGCCGACGCACTCGCCCCAACCGCCGAGGTCGTCGAGTGGCTCGACCCGGTCCACAACCTGAAGTCGACGGACTGA
- a CDS encoding DoxX family protein: MSYQATNPLTEDFELALDGPWTAYWLGFLRLVTGWWFFHSGVTKLLEDGLAYTYGPAYLKQMTGTALGPIPVWMGNNLAWLIEPGVPLFETLIGLAVMAGVLTRLAAAGGVFFMALFWIGNAEFGHGLVNGDLMGLLLFVTIIVVGAGRYYGLDAIIERFQFVKQQPRLRYLLG; the protein is encoded by the coding sequence ATGTCCTACCAAGCAACCAACCCCCTGACTGAGGATTTCGAGCTCGCACTGGACGGTCCGTGGACGGCCTACTGGCTGGGCTTCCTTCGGCTTGTGACCGGGTGGTGGTTCTTCCACTCCGGCGTCACCAAGCTCCTCGAGGACGGGCTGGCCTACACCTACGGGCCGGCCTACCTCAAACAGATGACCGGAACGGCGCTGGGCCCGATCCCGGTGTGGATGGGGAACAACCTGGCGTGGCTCATCGAGCCCGGCGTCCCGCTGTTCGAGACGCTCATCGGGCTCGCGGTGATGGCCGGCGTGCTCACCCGACTGGCCGCGGCCGGCGGGGTCTTCTTCATGGCCCTGTTCTGGATCGGGAACGCCGAGTTCGGCCACGGACTGGTCAACGGGGACCTGATGGGGCTACTGCTGTTCGTGACGATCATCGTGGTCGGCGCGGGCCGGTACTACGGTCTCGACGCTATCATCGAGCGGTTCCAGTTCGTCAAGCAGCAACCGCGGCTCCGGTACCTACTGGGCTAA
- a CDS encoding redoxin domain-containing protein, which translates to MLETGEPAPDFDLDGTDGATTGAYRLSAAARQAPVVVAFYTADFEPRCTAYLEALRDTEWGDLTDAIAVLGVAPGTVTDHRQFAADLDLPFPLLVDHPGVDDQFGVQRPDGSTRRAAFLVDTRCRVEFAWADPEPDRDAGTPDIGPIRSAVARR; encoded by the coding sequence ATGCTCGAGACGGGTGAGCCGGCGCCGGATTTCGACCTCGACGGAACGGACGGAGCGACGACCGGCGCCTACCGGCTCTCGGCGGCCGCTCGGCAGGCGCCGGTGGTAGTCGCGTTCTACACCGCCGACTTCGAGCCGCGCTGTACCGCCTATTTGGAAGCGCTGCGGGACACGGAGTGGGGCGACCTGACCGACGCTATCGCCGTCCTCGGCGTCGCTCCCGGCACCGTCACGGACCACCGGCAGTTCGCCGCCGACCTCGACCTTCCGTTCCCGCTGTTGGTCGACCACCCCGGCGTCGACGACCAGTTCGGTGTCCAGCGACCCGACGGTTCGACGCGGCGGGCGGCCTTTCTCGTCGACACCCGGTGTCGCGTCGAGTTCGCGTGGGCGGACCCCGAGCCCGACCGCGACGCGGGGACGCCCGATATCGGGCCTATCCGGTCGGCGGTCGCGCGACGCTGA